The Streptomyces sp. NBC_00162 genome window below encodes:
- a CDS encoding LacI family DNA-binding transcriptional regulator, which produces MKDVAARAGVGLKTVSRVVNGEAGVTPDTERRVQEAIDALGFRRNDSARVLRKGRTATVGLVLEDLADPFYGPLNRAVEEVARAHGALLINGSSAEDPDRERELALALCARRVDGLIVIPAGDDHRYLEPEMRAGVATVFVDRPAGRIDADVVLSDSFGGARDGVAHLIAGGHRRIGFIGDHPRIHTSAERLRGYRAAMADAGLPMAESWVSLGSTAPERVAAAARSMLAGPEAVSAVFAGNNRVTVTLVRVLADRERESDRPVALVGFDDFELADLLRPGVTVVAQDPAALGRVATDRLFQRLAGADLPPSRIELPTRLIARGSGELPPAP; this is translated from the coding sequence ATGAAGGACGTGGCGGCCCGGGCGGGCGTGGGCCTGAAAACGGTGTCGCGCGTGGTCAACGGGGAGGCCGGAGTCACCCCCGACACCGAGCGGCGCGTCCAGGAGGCCATCGACGCCCTGGGCTTTCGCCGCAACGACAGCGCACGCGTGCTGCGCAAGGGCCGCACCGCCACCGTGGGCCTGGTCCTGGAGGACCTCGCCGACCCCTTCTACGGTCCGCTGAACAGGGCGGTGGAGGAGGTGGCCCGCGCCCACGGGGCGCTGCTCATCAACGGCTCCAGCGCCGAGGACCCGGACCGGGAGCGGGAGTTGGCGCTCGCGCTCTGCGCGCGCCGGGTGGACGGGCTGATCGTGATCCCGGCGGGCGACGACCACCGCTATCTGGAACCGGAGATGCGGGCCGGGGTGGCCACCGTGTTCGTGGACCGCCCGGCCGGCCGGATCGACGCGGACGTGGTGCTGTCGGACAGCTTCGGCGGAGCCCGGGACGGGGTGGCCCACCTGATCGCGGGCGGTCACCGCAGGATCGGCTTCATCGGCGACCACCCCCGGATCCACACGTCGGCGGAGCGGCTGCGCGGCTACCGGGCGGCGATGGCGGACGCCGGTCTGCCGATGGCCGAATCCTGGGTGTCGCTCGGCTCCACGGCCCCCGAGCGGGTCGCGGCGGCGGCCCGGTCGATGCTGGCGGGCCCGGAGGCGGTGTCGGCCGTGTTCGCCGGCAACAACCGCGTGACGGTCACACTGGTACGGGTCCTCGCGGACCGGGAGCGGGAGTCGGACCGCCCGGTGGCCCTGGTCGGCTTCGACGACTTCGAGCTGGCCGACCTGCTCCGCCCCGGCGTGACGGTGGTCGCCCAGGACCCGGCGGCGCTGGGCCGGGTGGCCACCGACCGCCTCTTCCAGCGCCTGGCCGGAGCCGACCTGCCGCCGTCCCGCATCGAACTCCCGACCCGCCTCATCGCCCGCGGCTCGGGCGAACTCCCGCCCGCACCCTGA
- a CDS encoding NUDIX hydrolase, translating into MIVWINGTFSAGKTSTARELTGILPDSTLFDPELIGDALRVLLPRKRLAEVSDYQDLPSWRRLVVDTAAAMLGEVGGVLVVPMTLLRQEYRDEIFGGLAARRIPVRHVLLAPAETILRQRIATREEPGPAAEVDLHVRQWAYDHIPAYQQALGWLTADAHVIDNGVLSVRETAERIAEAVRTEEAPVCDIVQTPEPTRETVASGVLLFDEQDRVLLVDPTYKAGWEFPGGVVEAGEAPACAGVREVAEELGLVLERAPGLLVVDWEPPQPPGYGGLRLLFDGGRLPDGAAARLRLPGPELRAWRFVTEAEAGALLPQHRHERLRWALRARERGRPLYLEAGVPVG; encoded by the coding sequence GTGATTGTCTGGATCAACGGCACATTCAGCGCCGGGAAGACCAGCACGGCCCGCGAACTGACCGGAATCCTGCCGGACAGCACCCTGTTCGACCCGGAGTTGATCGGCGACGCGCTGCGGGTGCTGCTGCCGCGCAAGCGACTGGCGGAGGTCTCCGACTACCAGGACCTGCCGAGCTGGCGGCGCCTGGTCGTGGATACGGCGGCGGCGATGCTCGGCGAGGTGGGCGGAGTGCTCGTCGTGCCGATGACCCTGCTCAGGCAGGAGTACCGGGACGAGATCTTCGGCGGTCTGGCGGCCCGGCGGATACCGGTGCGCCATGTGCTGCTGGCCCCTGCGGAAACGATCCTTCGCCAGCGGATCGCGACCCGGGAGGAGCCGGGACCGGCGGCGGAGGTGGACCTCCACGTCCGCCAGTGGGCATACGACCACATCCCCGCCTACCAGCAGGCGCTCGGCTGGCTCACCGCGGACGCGCACGTCATCGACAACGGCGTTCTGAGCGTGCGGGAGACCGCGGAACGGATCGCCGAAGCAGTGCGCACCGAGGAGGCCCCGGTCTGCGACATCGTCCAGACCCCGGAGCCCACGCGGGAGACCGTGGCGTCCGGGGTGCTGCTCTTCGACGAGCAGGACCGGGTGCTGCTGGTGGATCCGACGTACAAGGCGGGCTGGGAGTTCCCCGGCGGGGTCGTGGAAGCCGGCGAGGCACCGGCGTGCGCGGGCGTACGGGAGGTCGCCGAGGAACTGGGCCTCGTACTGGAGCGGGCGCCCGGGCTGCTCGTGGTCGACTGGGAGCCCCCGCAGCCGCCCGGCTACGGGGGCCTGCGCCTGCTCTTCGACGGAGGCCGCCTCCCGGACGGCGCGGCGGCCCGGCTCCGGCTGCCCGGCCCGGAACTGCGGGCCTGGCGCTTCGTCACGGAGGCCGAGGCCGGCGCACTGCTCCCGCAGCACCGCCACGAGCGCCTGCGCTGGGCTCTGCGCGCCCGGGAACGCGGCCGTCCGCTGTACCTGGAGGCGGGCGTACCCGTCGGCTGA
- a CDS encoding electron transfer flavoprotein subunit beta/FixA family protein produces the protein MSLRIVVCVKYVPDATGDRQFTEDLTVNRDDVDGLLSELDEYAVEQALQIAEEADDAEITVLTVGPEDAKDALRKALSMGADKAIHVEDDDLHGSDVMGTSLVLAKAIEKAGYDLVITGMASTDGTMGVLPAILAERLGVPQVTLLSEVKVEDGTVTGRRDGDTASEQLEASLPALVSVTDQSGEARYPSFKGIMAAKKKPVESWDLSDLDLESDEVGLEGSWTAVDSAAQRPARTAGTIVKDEGEGGKQLAEFLAGQKFI, from the coding sequence GTGAGCCTGAGGATCGTTGTCTGTGTGAAGTACGTGCCCGACGCCACCGGCGACCGGCAGTTCACCGAGGACTTGACCGTCAACCGTGACGACGTCGACGGCCTGCTGTCGGAGCTCGACGAGTACGCCGTCGAGCAGGCGCTGCAGATCGCCGAAGAGGCCGACGACGCGGAGATCACCGTCCTGACGGTGGGCCCCGAGGACGCCAAGGACGCGCTGCGCAAGGCGCTGTCGATGGGCGCCGACAAGGCCATCCACGTCGAGGACGACGACCTGCACGGCAGCGACGTCATGGGCACCTCGCTGGTGCTCGCCAAGGCGATCGAGAAGGCCGGCTACGACCTGGTCATCACCGGCATGGCCTCGACCGACGGCACCATGGGCGTCCTCCCGGCGATCCTGGCCGAGCGTCTGGGCGTCCCGCAGGTCACCCTGCTCTCCGAGGTCAAGGTCGAGGACGGCACCGTGACCGGCCGCCGCGACGGCGACACCGCGAGCGAGCAGCTGGAGGCCTCCCTCCCCGCGCTCGTCTCGGTGACGGACCAGTCGGGCGAGGCCCGCTACCCGTCCTTCAAGGGCATCATGGCCGCCAAGAAGAAGCCGGTGGAGTCCTGGGACCTGTCCGACCTGGACCTGGAGTCCGACGAGGTCGGCCTCGAGGGCTCCTGGACCGCGGTCGACTCCGCGGCGCAGCGCCCGGCCCGCACCGCCGGCACGATCGTCAAGGACGAGGGCGAGGGCGGCAAGCAGCTGGCCGAGTTCCTGGCCGGCCAGAAGTTCATCTAA
- a CDS encoding DUF6986 family protein, whose product MGQQEKVATSLAGAVSEGISASLAPVDAELARHYPGDPGTRQPIHTVYVPGDVFAADTIRSWGDQALAALDEHAPDAATFAKVLGISDELAVPVYDRVRAKLASEPIEDLRVDFEDGFGVRSDEEEDQAAARAARLVSEAFSNGTNAPYMGIRMKCMESNVRDRGIRTTDIFLSGLLANGGLPEGLVLTLPKVTYAEQVSAFVKLLEAFETARGLRPGRIGFEIQIETSQSILASDGTATVARMIEAAKGRATGLHYGTFDYSACVGVSAAYQSSDHPAADHAKAIMQVAAAGTGVRVSDGSTNVLPIGTTEHVHEAWKLHYGLTRRALARAYYQGWDMHPAHLPTRYAAVFTFYREGLDAAAARLKAYVAKIEGDVMDEPATAKALAGYLVRGLDCGAVGAEEVAALTGLSRAELDAFAIPRRSATLTATA is encoded by the coding sequence ATGGGTCAGCAGGAGAAGGTGGCGACGAGCCTCGCAGGCGCGGTCAGCGAGGGCATCAGCGCTTCCCTCGCGCCGGTGGACGCGGAGCTCGCGCGGCACTACCCGGGCGACCCCGGCACCCGTCAGCCCATCCACACCGTCTACGTGCCCGGTGACGTGTTCGCCGCGGACACCATCCGCTCCTGGGGCGACCAGGCCCTCGCGGCGCTCGACGAGCACGCCCCGGACGCCGCCACCTTCGCCAAGGTGCTGGGCATCTCCGACGAGCTGGCCGTACCGGTCTACGACCGCGTCCGCGCCAAGCTCGCCTCCGAGCCGATCGAGGACCTCCGCGTCGACTTCGAGGACGGGTTCGGCGTCCGCTCCGACGAGGAGGAGGACCAGGCCGCGGCCCGCGCCGCCCGCCTCGTCTCCGAAGCCTTCTCCAACGGCACGAACGCCCCGTACATGGGCATCCGCATGAAGTGCATGGAGTCCAACGTCCGTGACCGCGGCATCCGCACCACCGACATCTTCCTCTCCGGTCTGCTGGCGAACGGCGGACTCCCCGAGGGTCTCGTCCTGACCCTCCCGAAGGTCACGTACGCCGAGCAGGTCAGCGCCTTCGTCAAGCTGCTGGAGGCCTTCGAGACGGCCCGCGGCCTGCGCCCGGGCCGGATCGGCTTCGAGATCCAGATCGAGACCAGCCAGTCCATCCTGGCCTCCGACGGCACCGCCACCGTGGCCCGGATGATCGAGGCCGCCAAGGGCCGCGCCACCGGCCTGCACTACGGCACCTTCGACTACAGCGCCTGCGTCGGCGTCTCCGCCGCCTACCAGTCGAGCGACCACCCGGCCGCCGACCACGCGAAGGCCATCATGCAGGTCGCGGCCGCCGGCACCGGCGTACGCGTCTCCGACGGCTCCACGAACGTGCTGCCGATCGGCACCACCGAGCACGTCCACGAGGCCTGGAAGCTCCACTACGGCCTGACCCGCCGCGCCCTGGCCCGCGCCTACTACCAGGGCTGGGACATGCATCCGGCGCACCTGCCGACCCGCTACGCGGCCGTCTTCACCTTCTACCGCGAGGGCCTCGACGCCGCCGCCGCGCGCCTGAAGGCGTACGTCGCCAAGATCGAGGGCGACGTGATGGACGAGCCCGCCACCGCCAAGGCGCTGGCCGGCTACCTGGTCCGCGGCCTGGACTGCGGCGCCGTCGGCGCCGAGGAGGTCGCCGCCCTGACCGGCCTGAGCCGCGCGGAACTGGACGCCTTCGCGATCCCGCGCCGCTCGGCGACCCTGACGGCGACCGCCTGA
- a CDS encoding flavin reductase family protein, protein MTAPAAPTASSHRFGTGHPGSPDLLRSVFRRHAAGVAVITAETGGRPAGFTATSLNSVSADPPLLSFTIGTGSSSWPAVRDSDHLGVHILGEHQRELAGLFARSGADRFGPATDWSTGPHGVPVLDGVLAWLVCRVVARVPAGEHRVIIAEAVAGDPAGEGRPLLYHQGRFNALRD, encoded by the coding sequence ATGACCGCTCCTGCGGCCCCGACGGCTTCGTCCCACCGATTCGGCACCGGGCACCCCGGCTCGCCCGACCTCCTGCGCTCCGTGTTCCGGCGGCACGCCGCCGGAGTCGCCGTGATCACCGCGGAGACCGGCGGGCGCCCGGCGGGCTTCACCGCCACCTCGCTCAACTCCGTCTCCGCGGATCCGCCGTTGCTGTCCTTCACCATCGGCACCGGATCCTCCAGCTGGCCCGCGGTGCGCGACAGCGACCACCTCGGCGTCCACATACTCGGCGAGCACCAGCGGGAGCTGGCGGGCCTTTTCGCCCGGAGCGGGGCGGACCGTTTCGGCCCCGCCACCGACTGGAGCACCGGTCCGCACGGGGTCCCGGTGCTGGACGGCGTGCTCGCGTGGCTGGTCTGCCGGGTGGTGGCGCGGGTGCCCGCCGGCGAACATCGTGTGATCATCGCGGAGGCGGTCGCGGGGGATCCGGCCGGGGAGGGTCGCCCCCTGCTGTACCACCAAGGTCGCTTCAACGCGCTGCGCGACTGA
- a CDS encoding geranylgeranyl reductase family protein, whose translation MWDVVVVGAGPAGSSAAYAAATAGRRVLLLEKAELPRYKTCGGGIIGPSRDALPPGFALPFKDRIHAVTFSLDGKLTRTRRSKQMLFGLINRPEFDAGLVAEAEKAGATVRTGTAVVRVEQHGAAVPDRRTVAVVLADGETVLARAVVGADGSASRIGAHVGVEMEQVDLGLEAEIPVPATVAEDWKGRVLIDWGPLPGSYGWVFPKGDTLTVGVISAKGEGAATKRYLEDFIARLGLAGFEPAVSSGHLTRCRTPDSPLSRGRVLVAGDAAGLLEPWTREGISFALRSGRLAGEWAVKISEAQDAVDARRQALNYAFAVKAGLGVEMGVGRRMLSVFESRPGLLHAAITGFRPAWRAFARITRGSTTLADLVRTYPLARRALHALDARQAARSGGRGEA comes from the coding sequence GTGTGGGACGTGGTCGTGGTCGGGGCGGGGCCGGCCGGCTCCTCGGCGGCGTACGCGGCGGCGACGGCGGGGCGGCGCGTACTGCTGCTGGAGAAGGCCGAGCTGCCCCGGTACAAGACGTGCGGCGGCGGCATCATCGGGCCCTCGCGCGACGCCCTGCCGCCGGGCTTCGCGCTGCCCTTCAAGGACCGCATCCACGCGGTTACCTTCTCGCTCGACGGGAAGCTGACCCGGACCCGGCGCTCGAAGCAGATGCTGTTCGGGCTCATCAACCGGCCGGAGTTCGACGCCGGGCTGGTCGCCGAGGCCGAGAAGGCCGGCGCGACGGTCCGTACGGGCACCGCCGTGGTCCGCGTCGAACAGCACGGGGCGGCCGTGCCCGACCGGCGCACCGTAGCCGTCGTGCTCGCCGACGGGGAGACCGTCCTGGCCCGCGCGGTGGTCGGGGCGGACGGCAGCGCCAGCCGGATCGGCGCGCACGTCGGGGTCGAGATGGAGCAGGTCGACCTGGGGCTGGAGGCGGAGATCCCCGTCCCGGCCACCGTCGCGGAGGACTGGAAGGGGCGGGTGCTGATCGACTGGGGCCCGCTGCCCGGCAGTTACGGCTGGGTCTTCCCCAAGGGAGACACCCTCACCGTCGGGGTCATCTCGGCCAAGGGCGAGGGCGCCGCGACCAAGCGCTACCTGGAGGACTTCATCGCCAGGCTCGGGCTCGCGGGCTTCGAACCGGCCGTCTCCTCCGGCCACCTGACCCGCTGCCGTACGCCCGATTCGCCGCTGTCGCGCGGCCGGGTGCTGGTCGCGGGTGACGCCGCCGGGCTGCTGGAGCCGTGGACCAGGGAGGGCATCTCCTTCGCGCTGCGCTCGGGGCGGCTGGCGGGGGAGTGGGCGGTGAAGATCTCCGAGGCGCAGGACGCGGTCGACGCGCGCCGCCAGGCACTCAACTACGCCTTCGCCGTGAAGGCGGGGCTGGGCGTGGAGATGGGCGTCGGGAGGCGGATGCTGTCCGTCTTCGAGAGCCGGCCGGGGCTCTTGCACGCGGCGATCACCGGTTTCCGGCCTGCGTGGCGGGCCTTCGCCCGTATCACGCGGGGCTCGACGACCCTGGCCGACCTGGTGCGTACGTACCCGTTGGCGCGCAGGGCGCTGCACGCGCTGGACGCCCGGCAGGCGGCCCGGAGCGGCGGCCGCGGGGAGGCGTAG
- a CDS encoding dipeptidase: MSQNPIAETIASLMPRAKRELTELVAFQSVADWAQFPKSESEAAANWVADALRVEGFQDVALLDTPDGTQSVYGFLPGPEGAPTVLLYAHYDVQPPLDDAAWISPAFELTERDGRWYGRGSADCKGGFIMHLLALRALKANGGVPVSVKVIVEGSEEQGTGGLQEYAEAHPELLAADTVVIGDAGNFRLGLPTVTATLRGMTLIKVKIDTLGGNLHSGMFGGVAPDALAALIRLLDSLRAADGSTTVDGLASDAVWEGLQYPEADFRADARVLDGVGLIGEDTGTIADRLWARPAVTVLGIDCPSVVGATPSVHASAGALISLRVPPGVDTTAAIKLLEAHLTAHTPWQAKLELEVVGQGQPFQADTSSPAYASMAAAMQVAYPGQEMQVAGMGGSIPLCNTLTQLYPDAEMLLIGLSEPEAQIHAVNESVSPQELERLSVAEALFLVNYAESKRG, translated from the coding sequence ATGTCCCAGAATCCGATCGCCGAGACCATCGCCTCGCTGATGCCCCGCGCGAAGCGGGAGCTCACCGAGCTGGTGGCCTTCCAGTCGGTGGCGGACTGGGCGCAGTTCCCCAAGAGCGAGAGCGAGGCCGCCGCGAACTGGGTGGCGGACGCGCTGCGCGTCGAGGGTTTCCAGGACGTGGCGCTGCTCGACACCCCGGACGGCACCCAGTCCGTGTACGGCTTCCTGCCCGGCCCCGAGGGCGCGCCGACCGTTCTGCTCTACGCGCACTACGACGTGCAGCCGCCGCTGGACGACGCCGCCTGGATCTCCCCCGCGTTCGAGCTGACCGAGCGCGACGGCCGCTGGTACGGGCGCGGCTCCGCCGACTGCAAGGGCGGGTTCATCATGCACCTGCTGGCGCTGCGCGCCCTGAAGGCCAACGGCGGCGTGCCGGTCAGCGTGAAGGTGATCGTGGAGGGTTCCGAGGAGCAGGGCACCGGCGGCCTCCAGGAGTACGCCGAGGCGCACCCCGAGCTGCTGGCCGCGGACACCGTCGTCATCGGCGACGCGGGCAACTTCCGCCTCGGTCTGCCGACGGTGACGGCCACCCTGCGCGGGATGACCCTGATCAAGGTCAAGATCGACACCCTGGGCGGCAACCTGCACTCGGGCATGTTCGGCGGCGTCGCCCCCGACGCGCTGGCGGCGCTGATCCGGCTGCTGGACTCGCTGCGCGCGGCGGACGGTTCGACGACCGTGGACGGACTGGCGTCGGACGCGGTGTGGGAGGGCCTGCAGTACCCGGAGGCGGACTTCCGCGCCGACGCGCGGGTGCTGGACGGGGTCGGGCTGATCGGCGAGGACACGGGCACGATCGCGGACCGGCTGTGGGCCCGACCGGCCGTGACCGTGCTGGGCATCGACTGCCCCTCGGTGGTCGGCGCGACGCCGTCGGTGCACGCGAGCGCCGGCGCGCTGATCAGCCTGCGGGTGCCGCCGGGCGTGGACACCACCGCGGCCATCAAGCTGCTGGAGGCCCACCTCACGGCGCACACCCCGTGGCAGGCGAAGCTGGAGCTCGAGGTCGTGGGCCAGGGGCAGCCGTTCCAGGCGGACACGAGCAGCCCCGCGTACGCGTCGATGGCGGCGGCCATGCAGGTGGCGTACCCGGGTCAGGAGATGCAGGTCGCCGGCATGGGCGGTTCGATCCCGCTGTGCAACACACTGACGCAGCTGTACCCGGACGCGGAGATGCTGCTGATCGGGCTGAGCGAGCCGGAGGCGCAGATCCACGCCGTGAACGAGAGCGTGTCGCCGCAGGAGCTGGAGCGCCTGTCGGTGGCGGAGGCCCTCTTCCTCGTCAACTACGCGGAGTCCAAGCGCGGCTGA
- a CDS encoding MBL fold metallo-hydrolase, which produces MDLVEVLPNRLHMLRFPIGQAYLWQDGEALTLIDAGNIESAAEIEGAIRSLGLLPERLERIVLTHCHGDHIGAAGELAARWGARVLAHRLDAPVIRGERPVPEPVLLDWEVPLYEHALKVVPGAPPTPVDQEVEDGDALGFGDGAYAVHSPGHTDGSIGVHLPRHGVLFTGDCVAAVGPLMLGVFNVDRARAVDSFRRLAALSPAVACFGHGDPVTTDTAAALAKAAADTAS; this is translated from the coding sequence ATGGATCTTGTCGAAGTACTCCCGAACCGGCTCCACATGCTCCGATTCCCCATCGGCCAGGCCTATCTCTGGCAGGACGGCGAAGCCCTGACCCTGATCGACGCGGGCAACATCGAGTCCGCCGCCGAGATCGAGGGGGCGATCCGGTCCCTCGGGCTGCTGCCGGAGCGGCTGGAGCGGATCGTGCTGACCCACTGCCACGGCGACCACATCGGCGCGGCCGGTGAGCTCGCCGCCCGCTGGGGCGCGCGGGTCCTGGCCCACCGGCTGGACGCCCCCGTGATCCGGGGCGAGCGGCCCGTGCCCGAACCGGTGCTGCTGGACTGGGAGGTTCCGCTGTACGAGCACGCCCTGAAGGTGGTGCCCGGGGCTCCGCCCACCCCGGTGGACCAGGAGGTGGAGGACGGCGACGCGCTGGGCTTCGGGGACGGGGCGTACGCGGTGCACTCCCCGGGCCACACCGACGGCAGCATCGGCGTCCACCTCCCGCGCCACGGCGTGCTGTTCACCGGGGACTGCGTCGCCGCCGTCGGCCCGCTGATGCTGGGCGTCTTCAACGTGGACCGGGCCAGGGCGGTGGATTCCTTCCGGCGCCTGGCCGCGCTGTCTCCCGCCGTCGCCTGCTTCGGCCACGGCGACCCCGTGACGACGGACACGGCGGCCGCGCTCGCGAAAGCCGCGGCCGACACCGCGTCCTGA
- a CDS encoding WD40 repeat domain-containing protein encodes MDPHGTFEEELASFAAELRRLRLERGNRSYRDLAARAAKTGNGIRLPVATQSDAFRGKRLLGFDTLMALVRILHAYDEYGQEVPVPPHSAPALDGWRARWRSLAALQPTVPARPRVAPSAGPPPDEVMQASRPPTPERGSPTAVPERSASGDSLASRALVAALDNAEPVELPPLDMGHPLFRVAFSPDGRILATATGGGSVLLRDPVTRQALGELDALPWALAFSPDGTALATSANGEVRVWDLPDLTLRFVLTGLDSAVKRVVFSPDGQLLAVASADRTVLLWDMAAGRVPGGPLIGHTGLAFSPDGSRLATSGADQPTHLWDVPHRRGLPGRPLQGHKGTVWAVAFAPDGRMLVTAGADGTVRRWDPNIAEPLGAPLTGHRGDVYEVAFTPDGRLLVTSGADGTVRLWDPVTGAAVGDPLPGHSLTVGAVAFSPDGSLLASGGLDGRLRRWIVGRA; translated from the coding sequence ATGGATCCGCACGGCACGTTCGAGGAGGAACTCGCCTCCTTCGCCGCCGAGTTGCGCCGTCTGCGGTTGGAGCGCGGCAACCGCTCCTACCGCGACCTCGCGGCCCGTGCCGCGAAGACGGGCAACGGCATCCGGCTTCCGGTGGCCACGCAGAGCGATGCCTTCCGGGGAAAGCGACTGCTGGGCTTCGACACGCTGATGGCGTTGGTTCGGATCCTGCACGCCTACGACGAGTACGGGCAGGAGGTGCCCGTACCACCGCACAGCGCGCCAGCGCTCGATGGGTGGCGGGCCCGCTGGCGGTCACTGGCCGCCCTCCAGCCGACGGTCCCGGCCCGGCCGCGTGTCGCGCCCTCGGCCGGGCCGCCGCCGGACGAGGTCATGCAGGCGTCCCGCCCCCCGACCCCGGAGCGGGGCTCGCCGACGGCCGTCCCCGAGCGCTCCGCCTCCGGGGATTCACTGGCCTCGCGTGCGCTGGTCGCGGCGCTGGACAACGCCGAACCAGTCGAACTGCCTCCCCTGGACATGGGCCACCCGCTCTTCCGGGTGGCGTTCAGTCCCGACGGCCGGATTCTCGCCACGGCGACGGGAGGGGGATCCGTGCTGCTCCGGGATCCGGTGACCCGGCAGGCCCTCGGTGAACTGGACGCCCTTCCCTGGGCACTGGCCTTCTCCCCCGACGGCACCGCCCTGGCCACCAGCGCCAACGGGGAGGTTCGCGTGTGGGATCTGCCGGACCTGACCCTGAGGTTCGTCCTCACCGGGTTGGACAGCGCGGTGAAGCGGGTGGTCTTCTCCCCGGACGGGCAGCTGCTGGCCGTGGCGAGCGCGGACCGGACGGTGCTGTTGTGGGACATGGCCGCCGGCAGGGTCCCGGGCGGTCCGCTGATCGGCCACACCGGGCTGGCCTTCTCCCCCGACGGGAGTCGGCTGGCCACGTCAGGCGCGGATCAGCCGACACACCTGTGGGATGTACCGCACCGCCGCGGACTGCCCGGCCGCCCGCTGCAGGGGCACAAGGGGACGGTGTGGGCGGTCGCCTTCGCCCCGGACGGCCGGATGCTCGTCACCGCGGGCGCGGACGGCACCGTGCGGCGGTGGGATCCGAACATCGCGGAGCCGCTGGGCGCGCCCCTCACCGGACACCGGGGTGACGTGTACGAGGTGGCCTTCACGCCGGACGGGAGGCTGCTGGTCACGTCCGGCGCCGACGGGACGGTACGGCTGTGGGATCCGGTGACCGGTGCGGCCGTGGGTGATCCCCTGCCCGGTCACAGCCTGACCGTCGGGGCGGTGGCCTTCTCCCCCGACGGCTCCCTGCTCGCCTCCGGCGGGCTGGACGGGAGGCTGCGCCGCTGGATCGTCGGACGCGCCTGA
- a CDS encoding TlpA family protein disulfide reductase, whose amino-acid sequence MLGHEDGRVRLGAAELGAEPGERASLVQFSSAFCQPCRATRRILAEVAAMVAGVAHIEIDAEDRLDLVRALGIEKTPTVLVLDAAGRIVRRAAGMPRKADVIAALGAAV is encoded by the coding sequence GTGCTCGGGCACGAGGACGGGCGGGTACGGCTGGGTGCCGCTGAACTGGGCGCGGAGCCGGGGGAGCGGGCGAGCCTGGTGCAGTTCTCCAGCGCCTTCTGCCAGCCCTGCCGGGCCACCCGGCGGATACTCGCCGAGGTCGCGGCGATGGTCGCGGGGGTCGCGCACATCGAGATTGACGCCGAGGACCGGCTGGACCTGGTCCGGGCCCTGGGGATCGAGAAGACGCCGACCGTGCTCGTCCTGGACGCGGCGGGGCGGATCGTCCGGCGGGCTGCCGGGATGCCGCGCAAGGCGGATGTGATCGCGGCCCTGGGCGCCGCCGTATGA
- a CDS encoding electron transfer flavoprotein subunit alpha/FixB family protein encodes MAEVLVYVDHVDGAVRKPTLELLTLARRIGEPVAVALGAGAEATAAVLAEHGAVKVLTADAPEFTEYLVVPKVDALQAAYDAVSPAAVLVPSSAEGKEIAARLAVRIGSGIITDATDLEAGDEGPVATQAAFAASFTTKSRVSKGTPVITVKPNSAPVEAAPAAGTVEALAVTFGALATGTKVTGRTPRESTGRPELTEAAIVVSGGRGVNGAENFHIIEALADSLGAAVGASRAAVDAGWYPHSNQVGQTGKSVSPQLYIASGISGAIQHRAGMQTSKTIVAINKDAEAPIFDLVDYGVVGDLFAVVPQLTEEIKARKG; translated from the coding sequence ATGGCTGAAGTTCTCGTCTACGTCGACCACGTGGACGGCGCCGTCCGCAAGCCCACCCTCGAGCTGCTGACGCTGGCCCGCCGCATCGGCGAGCCCGTCGCCGTCGCCCTGGGCGCCGGTGCCGAGGCCACCGCGGCCGTGCTCGCCGAGCACGGTGCCGTCAAGGTCCTCACCGCCGACGCCCCCGAGTTCACCGAGTACCTCGTCGTACCGAAGGTGGACGCGCTCCAGGCCGCGTACGACGCCGTTTCCCCGGCCGCCGTGCTAGTCCCCTCCTCTGCCGAGGGCAAGGAGATCGCCGCGCGCCTGGCCGTCCGCATCGGCTCCGGCATCATCACCGACGCCACCGACCTGGAGGCGGGTGACGAGGGTCCGGTCGCGACCCAGGCCGCCTTCGCCGCGTCGTTCACCACCAAGTCCCGCGTGTCCAAGGGCACCCCGGTCATCACCGTGAAGCCGAACTCGGCTCCGGTCGAGGCCGCCCCGGCCGCCGGCACCGTCGAGGCGCTCGCCGTCACCTTCGGCGCCCTGGCCACCGGCACCAAGGTCACCGGCCGCACCCCGCGCGAGTCGACCGGCCGCCCCGAGCTGACCGAGGCCGCGATCGTGGTCTCCGGCGGCCGCGGCGTCAACGGCGCCGAGAACTTCCACATCATCGAGGCGCTCGCCGACTCCCTCGGTGCGGCCGTCGGTGCCTCGCGCGCCGCCGTCGACGCCGGCTGGTACCCGCACTCCAACCAGGTCGGCCAGACCGGCAAGTCGGTCTCCCCGCAGCTGTACATCGCCTCGGGCATCTCCGGCGCGATCCAGCACCGGGCCGGCATGCAGACCTCGAAGACCATCGTGGCCATCAACAAGGACGCCGAAGCCCCGATCTTCGACCTGGTCGACTACGGCGTGGTCGGCGACCTCTTCGCGGTCGTCCCGCAGCTGACCGAGGAGATCAAGGCGCGCAAGGGCTGA